A window of the Brachyhypopomus gauderio isolate BG-103 chromosome 14, BGAUD_0.2, whole genome shotgun sequence genome harbors these coding sequences:
- the nmur1b gene encoding neuromedin-U receptor 1, which produces MSEWAPEVSCWCPEVTPGQINLQNLQHQTVMEHNCSSPENAYVIPHPSWCPETGACIVRNVSVEDMPYLCESRDAYLERHLGPRRSPLFLPMCIAYVSIFAIGLLGNVLTCVVIARYWVMRTPTNYYLFSLALSDLLVLLLGLPLEAYELWSNYPFLLGSGGCYFKTCLFETVCLASVLNVTFLSAERYLAVVHPLRARHVVTRARARRLILALWSVALLCALPNTVLHGVQVLPPRLGHIFPDSAQCSLVRPVWIYNLLVQLTALLFFLLPMLVISALYLRIGLQLRRERLPLPAETRPWGQGLQQRARNRQVTKMLFVLVIVFGFCWAPFHIDRVMWSYIDNWTDEHRRVFEVVHLLSGILFYLSSVVNPILYNLMSSRFRSLFHQVMCQGSNPQLNVTQVIGENSAHATKLSHVTYSSFNSAQPPINSKKICS; this is translated from the exons ATGTCTGAATGGGCTCCTGAGGTGTCCTGTTGGTGTCCTGAGGTAACCCCGGGTCAGATCAACCTGCAG AATCTTCAGCACCAAACAGTGATGGAGCACAATTGCTCCTCACCTGAGAATGCATACGTAATCCCACACCCGTCATGGTGCCCTGAGACTGGGGCATGCATCGTGAGGAACGTGAGCGTGGAGGACATGCCGTACCTGTGCGAGAGCCGCGATGCGTACCTGGAGAGACACCTGGGTCCCCGCCGTTCCCCGCTCTTCCTCCCCATGTGCATCGCCTACGTGTCCATCTTTGCAATCGGCCTGCTCGGCAACGTGCTCACGTGTGTCGTCATCGCCCGCTACTGGGTCATGCGCACTCCCACCAACTACTACCTGTTCAGCCTGGCCTTGTCAGACTTGCTGGTGCTTCTCCTGGGCCTCCCCCTGGAGGCCTACGAACTCTGGTCCAACTACCCTTTCCTGCTGGGCTCCGGCGGCTGTTACTTCAAGACGTGCCTCTTCGAAACGGTGTGCCTGGCCTCCGTGCTTAACGTCACGTTCCTGAGCGCCGAGCGCTACCTCGCCGTGGTGCACCCGCTGCGCGCCCGGCACGTGGTCACGCGGGCTCGCGCCAGGCGCCTCAtcctggcgctctggtcagtgGCGCTGCTGTGTGCGCTGCCCAACACCGTCCTGCATGGCGTGCAGGTGCTGCCGCCGCGTCTGGGCCACATCTTCCCGGACTCGGCCCAGTGTTCCCTGGTCAGGCCAGTCTGGATCTACAACCTACTGGTGCAGCTCACGGCCCTGCTCTTCTTCCTGCTGCCCATGCTGGTCATCAGCGCGCTCTACCTGCGCATCGGACTGCAGCTGCGGCGAGAGAGGCTGCCGCTGCCCGCCGAGACACGCCCGTGGGGGCAGGGCCTCCAGCAGAGGGCACGCAACCGGCAAGTCACCAAAATGTTGT TCGTGTTGGTGATTGTGTTTGGATTTTGCTGGGCGCCATTTCACATCGACCGTGTCATGTGGAGCTACATCGACAACTGGACCGACGAGCACCGTCGTGTCTTTGAGGTCGTTCACCTCCTCTCTGGCATCTTGTTTTACCTGAGCTCCGTGGTCAACCCCATTCTCTACAACCTCATGTCGTCTCGGTTCAGGAGCCTGTTCCACCAGGTCATGTGCCAAGGCAGTAATCCTCAACTGAATGTTACTCAGGTGATTGGTGAAAACAGTGCACATGCCACCAAACTCTCGCACGTGACATATAGCTCGTTTAACTCTGCTCAACCCCCTATAAACTCAAAAAAAATATGTTCGTAG